In Shewanella sp. MR-4, the genomic stretch ACTACCAAGTGCGGGCGTTCCCTGCACTGATTGACAATAAAGACTCGGTTGCCATCAAATTATTTGATGATGAATTTGAGGCGCAGGCAGCGCATCGTCAAGGTCTACGTCGTCTGCTGTTACTCAACATTCCATCGCCGGTAAAACACCTGCAACAGGCGCTGCCCAACAAGGCAAAACTGGCGATGTATTTCAATCCATTTGGCCAAGTGCAAATTCTGATTGATGACATCATTGCCGCAGCGGTGCAGCAATTGCTCGATGAAAAGGCGCTGGATGTGCGCGATGCCGCTCAATTCGAGCAGGCCAAGGATTGGGTGCGCCAAGAGCTGAATCCAACGGCTGAGCAAATCGCCCTAAAAGTGGAGCAGATTTTGACGCTCTATCAAGGCATTAAAAAGCGGACTAAGGGTAAAATTAGCTTAGATATAGCTTTTGCGATGAGTGATATTCAAAGCCAATTAGACCAATTAGTATTCAAGGGATTCGTCGAAGCTTGTGGTTGGAATCGCTTAGCGGATGTGGCGCGTTACTTAAAGGCGATAGAAACCCGTATCGACAAGTTGCCCGTGGATCCGACCCGTGACCGTTTGCATATGCAGAGTATCACTAAAGTGCAGGAGGCTTTAGCGGCGCAGCTTGCCAAGGTGCCACGTTCACAACCCGTGCCTGCGGCACTGATTGAAGCCCGTTGGATGATTGAAGAATACCGGGTGTCTTGCTTTGCACAGGCGCTGGGAACGGCTTATCCGATCTCGGAGAAGCGTATCTTAAACCATATTCTGCTGAGTTAAGCCTGCTGGTGTGGCACTGATTGAATCGATTCAGTGAGTTATGCGTTATATCTCATCAGTAAAATTAAATGCCGAGCCTTATGGTTCGGCATTTTTATTGCGCGGTTTTGCCAAATGACAATTTAGTAGCCGCTTTTAGCCGCGACGCACATGCCCCTACGATGTGTGTCGTGGCAAGAGTTATCACTGGTCACTTACCCTAAAGGAGCAAAGCAGGTGGCGAATAAATTGGCTCTAATGGCTGTGTTAATAACCTCAAATTTCATTGGTTACTTGGCAAATACGGTAGGGGATTTGGCTGTCTCTTGAGTGAGTTAATGCTTTTACGAATATTTTAAGCCGATTTCGCCGAGGATAATCGGTTATCTGCGCCTTCTTTTACTATCCCCTAATACTCCTTAAGGAATATTTTGTTTAAATCTTGTGCTGTTTCCTTGCTTAGCGCCTATCTCTTTTCCATGCTTTAGTAATTGGTTAATAAAAAAACATAACCAATCAATCGTTTTACAATCTAAAAAAACGCTTAAAAACCATGATCTAACTAAATCTATCGCCAAATTGATGATCTGGATCAAGCATCCAAGGGTTTACCGATTTGGAGGTATACAGTTTGTTAACACCTTAACGCTATGATCATTTTGTCGATAAAAGATGCAATAGAAATACCTATAAATCCTGCTTTGGTCCGAGTCATACATTGCAGGAACGAACCTCTTGGAGGACGCATGAGTGCTAACAGCGCAGAAGAAAAATCCTTAGAACTGAAGATCTTTATCTTTTTAACCGTATTTCTCGCCCCCCTCTTATCCGTGTTGTTGGTAAGCGGGTTGGGATTCGCCATATGGTTTAGTCAAATTTTCACCGGCCCACCGGGGGCTGGTTGAGTCAATACAGAATAATAACAACAGAACAAACGGAGTGTCGGATGAGCAAAGAGCTTCATATCACCAGTCTGGTGGTGCAAGTCATGCCACACAAAATGGCAGATGTAAGGCAACACATTATGACGA encodes the following:
- a CDS encoding periplasmic nitrate reductase, NapE protein, with translation MSANSAEEKSLELKIFIFLTVFLAPLLSVLLVSGLGFAIWFSQIFTGPPGAG